From the genome of Thermogutta terrifontis, one region includes:
- a CDS encoding sialidase family protein: MDTVWERARLLRVGWVCCFLLAASSFESNQMLRGENTPGDGTVTLELADQEDVYISGEEGYHTYRIPSLIVAADGSLLAFCEGRKHGRGDSGDIDLLVKRWDPTEKAWTRQSIVWDDGPNTCGNPCPVLDRQTGIIWLWMTHNLGEDREPEIVARKSRGTRTVWLTCSTDHGRTWSSPIDMTERVKLKNWTWYATGPGCGIQTRSGRLIIPCDHIDDAGNWGSHVLYSDDHGQTWHLGGSVGPQTNECEVVELADGRLLLNMRNYNRKFPCRAVAESHDGGLTWSAVRYDTTLVEPVCQASIRRIEGLSFDGQPLIAFSNPADARERKKLTVRVSADSCQSWPWSLEAWSGPAAYSCLASPRDGTVLVLYERGNTHPYERISLARIVVKVASAPKKSSGATSSGKIGN, encoded by the coding sequence ATGGATACGGTGTGGGAACGAGCTCGATTGCTTCGAGTGGGTTGGGTGTGCTGCTTTCTGCTCGCCGCGTCGAGCTTCGAATCAAATCAAATGCTGCGGGGAGAGAACACCCCCGGGGATGGAACAGTCACCCTCGAGCTTGCCGACCAGGAAGATGTGTACATTTCCGGCGAAGAGGGCTACCACACATACCGAATCCCTTCCCTCATCGTGGCCGCGGATGGCTCCCTTCTCGCATTCTGCGAGGGTCGCAAACACGGCCGTGGTGACTCGGGGGACATCGATCTTCTGGTGAAACGATGGGACCCCACTGAGAAAGCCTGGACCCGCCAGTCTATCGTCTGGGACGACGGTCCCAATACCTGCGGCAATCCCTGCCCTGTTCTCGATCGCCAAACTGGTATCATCTGGCTCTGGATGACGCACAATCTGGGCGAGGACCGCGAGCCGGAAATCGTGGCCAGAAAAAGTCGTGGCACACGAACGGTGTGGCTCACCTGCAGTACTGATCACGGCCGAACGTGGAGCTCCCCGATCGACATGACCGAAAGAGTCAAACTGAAGAATTGGACGTGGTACGCCACCGGGCCGGGATGCGGCATCCAAACCCGGTCAGGTCGTTTAATCATTCCGTGCGATCACATTGATGATGCTGGCAATTGGGGGTCGCACGTTCTATACAGCGACGACCACGGCCAGACATGGCATCTGGGTGGCTCGGTCGGCCCGCAGACCAACGAATGTGAGGTGGTCGAGCTGGCCGATGGCCGCCTGCTCCTCAACATGCGAAACTACAACCGAAAATTCCCATGCCGTGCCGTCGCCGAAAGCCACGATGGTGGGCTCACATGGTCGGCCGTCAGGTATGACACCACACTCGTGGAACCGGTATGCCAGGCAAGCATCCGAAGGATCGAGGGCCTTTCATTCGACGGGCAGCCACTGATCGCTTTCAGCAACCCGGCCGACGCTAGGGAGCGAAAGAAACTGACCGTCCGCGTGAGCGCTGATTCCTGCCAAAGCTGGCCGTGGAGTCTCGAGGCGTGGTCTGGCCCGGCAGCCTATAGCTGCCTGGCTTCGCCGCGTGACGGGACTGTTTTGGTGCTTTACGAACGAGGCAACACCCACCCCTATGAACGGATCAGCCTGGCACGAATCGTCGTCAAAGTGGCATCAGCACCAAAAAAATCAAGCGGCGCGACGAGCAGCGGAAAGATCGGCAACTGA
- a CDS encoding 3-keto-disaccharide hydrolase → MKRHLLGFAVAILALSYLAVAEERRARNEIIDPAVAAQDPDFHIQGEYLGEGALPTGGEGKLGAQVIARGDGKFEMYVLVGGLPGEGWDRSKPRLRGEATRQDGEVTLRGEGYEGTIADGVLTLKHGHGEVKLRRVERKSPTLGAKPPEGAVVLFDGKNADAFDNGTVLPDGSLLSGVTTKEKFGAYHLHLEFRLSWMPKALGQARSNSGVYLHDCYEVQVLDSFGLTGEDNECGGIYKVKAPDVNMCLPPLVWQTYDIDFTPPKYEDGKKVANARITVRHNGVVIHDNLELPGATPGRQPEGPPPRPIHLQAHGNRVVYRNIWLVPKD, encoded by the coding sequence ATGAAACGACATCTGCTTGGCTTTGCCGTGGCCATCTTGGCGCTGAGTTACCTGGCGGTGGCAGAAGAACGACGTGCCAGAAACGAGATTATCGATCCGGCAGTTGCCGCCCAGGATCCCGACTTCCACATTCAGGGAGAATATCTGGGCGAAGGTGCCCTGCCGACCGGCGGTGAAGGGAAGCTGGGAGCCCAGGTCATCGCACGCGGTGACGGAAAGTTTGAGATGTACGTGCTCGTCGGCGGGTTGCCCGGCGAAGGATGGGACCGCTCCAAGCCGCGACTGCGTGGTGAAGCCACGCGGCAGGACGGTGAGGTGACTCTCCGCGGCGAGGGTTATGAGGGAACGATCGCCGATGGCGTTCTCACGCTGAAGCACGGTCACGGGGAGGTGAAACTCCGCCGCGTGGAACGCAAAAGCCCGACGCTGGGGGCAAAACCCCCGGAGGGCGCGGTGGTCCTCTTCGACGGCAAAAATGCCGACGCCTTCGATAATGGGACCGTTCTTCCCGATGGCAGCCTGCTTTCCGGGGTGACAACCAAGGAAAAGTTCGGTGCCTATCATCTCCACCTGGAATTTCGATTGTCTTGGATGCCCAAGGCGCTCGGCCAGGCGCGCTCCAACAGCGGTGTCTATCTCCATGACTGCTATGAGGTCCAGGTTCTGGACTCCTTCGGACTGACCGGCGAGGACAACGAGTGTGGCGGCATTTACAAGGTGAAGGCCCCGGATGTCAACATGTGCCTGCCGCCGCTGGTCTGGCAAACATACGACATCGATTTCACTCCGCCCAAGTATGAGGATGGTAAGAAGGTGGCCAATGCGCGGATCACCGTGCGTCACAATGGCGTCGTGATTCACGACAATCTGGAGTTGCCGGGAGCCACGCCGGGACGTCAGCCGGAGGGCCCGCCCCCGCGTCCCATCCATCTGCAGGCCCATGGCAACCGGGTCGTTTACCGAAACATCTGGCTGGTTCCGAAGGACTGA
- a CDS encoding GYD domain-containing protein: MATFVMFGKYSPEALSQISAERTERFMKMINDLGGSVRAMYATLGNVDLVIVVDLPGVEQAAKASVTASRELGIHFSTHPAIAVKDFDQLVTS; the protein is encoded by the coding sequence ATGGCGACGTTCGTCATGTTCGGCAAGTATTCCCCAGAGGCACTGTCTCAAATCAGTGCTGAAAGAACAGAACGGTTCATGAAGATGATTAATGATCTTGGTGGCAGCGTCCGGGCGATGTACGCCACGCTGGGGAATGTGGACCTGGTGATTGTGGTGGATCTTCCCGGCGTGGAGCAGGCGGCCAAGGCTTCCGTCACCGCCAGCCGCGAGTTGGGGATTCATTTCAGTACACACCCGGCCATTGCAGTCAAAGATTTTGACCAACTCGTAACTTCTTAA
- a CDS encoding PEGA domain-containing protein yields the protein MGDALYAIMVRPWAGKRTARRLTTLLLIGFLLFAAGCVERRLLIRTNPPGAMAYVDDYRVGLTPIGTPFTYYGTRKIRLVKDGYQPLTVYERINPPWYEIPPFDFFAENILRREIRDTRVLEYQLTPQPVSPPQQLLERAEALRARATAQPPLPAVGSSGVPPTAGPPPEGLGEFPQSQTVSTPPLPPSVPNSVP from the coding sequence ATGGGTGATGCATTGTACGCCATCATGGTAAGGCCTTGGGCTGGGAAAAGAACTGCCAGGCGGTTGACGACGCTTTTACTGATCGGATTTCTGCTCTTTGCTGCCGGATGTGTGGAACGGCGGCTCCTCATCCGAACAAACCCACCCGGTGCCATGGCCTACGTGGACGACTATCGCGTGGGGCTGACACCGATTGGCACTCCGTTTACGTACTACGGCACCAGAAAGATCCGCCTTGTGAAAGATGGTTACCAACCGCTCACGGTCTATGAGCGCATCAACCCCCCCTGGTACGAGATCCCGCCGTTCGACTTTTTCGCCGAAAACATTTTGCGGCGGGAAATCCGCGACACTCGCGTCCTGGAATATCAGCTCACCCCCCAGCCCGTGTCACCACCGCAGCAGCTTTTAGAAAGGGCTGAAGCCCTCCGCGCGAGGGCCACGGCTCAGCCACCACTCCCAGCGGTCGGATCGTCTGGTGTCCCGCCAACAGCAGGTCCGCCCCCTGAGGGACTGGGTGAGTTCCCCCAATCTCAGACTGTTTCGACCCCCCCACTACCTCCATCCGTGCCGAACTCCGTCCCCTGA
- a CDS encoding UTP--glucose-1-phosphate uridylyltransferase, whose amino-acid sequence MTSDVFHSDPLYQELERLLEPFGQTHLLRTWSQLTEGQRKQLAEQIRELDLALLQRLYEKRHQVVDVSALLERAAPPRAVRLGSDYQGIRLEEARAKGEQLLKEGRVAALLVAGGQGTRLGFPHPKGMFPIGPVSGHSLFQIHIEKILARSRKAGRPIPLALMTSPATHQETVTYLESHRRFGLSADDLYIFCQGTMPSLDANTGKILLAAPDSLALSPDGHGGMLAAVIRSGTLQQLRDRGIEYLFYFQVDNPLVDILGPEVIGYHVLSGSEMSTEVVAKQSPFDKVGNLVQVDDRLYVIEYSDLPREFAEKRASDGGLLLWAGSIGVHVINVDFLFRVADLADALPYHIALKKVDYYDPDRGYVRPTAPNAIKFEKFIFDLIPHAKNALAIEVDAATHFAPLKNAPGAEKDTPEHVRAQMVALHRSWLQANGAVVEDGVPVEISPLVALDAEDLRDRIPKNWRITEPIFLSPEFISTWTSSPQPATKTG is encoded by the coding sequence ATGACGAGTGACGTATTCCATTCGGACCCACTTTACCAGGAATTAGAGCGGTTGCTGGAACCATTTGGCCAAACGCATCTGTTGCGAACCTGGTCGCAGCTCACGGAAGGGCAACGCAAACAGTTGGCCGAGCAAATTCGCGAGTTGGATTTGGCCCTCCTGCAACGGCTCTACGAAAAGCGTCATCAGGTGGTCGATGTGTCAGCCCTTCTCGAGCGGGCGGCGCCCCCACGAGCAGTGCGGCTGGGGAGCGATTATCAGGGCATCCGCTTAGAGGAGGCTAGGGCTAAGGGGGAGCAGCTTCTCAAAGAGGGGCGCGTGGCAGCGCTCCTGGTGGCGGGCGGGCAGGGCACCCGATTGGGGTTCCCTCACCCCAAAGGGATGTTTCCCATTGGCCCGGTTTCCGGGCACAGCCTGTTTCAGATTCACATTGAGAAGATCCTGGCTCGATCGAGAAAGGCGGGGCGGCCCATTCCTCTGGCATTGATGACCAGCCCTGCCACGCACCAGGAGACAGTAACGTATCTGGAGAGTCACCGGAGATTTGGGCTTTCGGCCGACGACCTGTACATTTTCTGCCAGGGGACGATGCCTTCATTGGACGCGAATACGGGGAAGATTCTTCTGGCGGCTCCGGATTCGCTGGCCCTTTCGCCGGACGGGCACGGGGGCATGCTGGCCGCCGTTATCCGGAGTGGAACGTTGCAACAGCTCCGCGACCGGGGCATTGAATACCTCTTCTACTTCCAGGTGGATAATCCTCTGGTGGATATCCTGGGGCCGGAAGTCATCGGCTATCATGTCCTCAGTGGTTCGGAAATGTCCACCGAGGTGGTTGCCAAACAGTCGCCCTTTGACAAGGTGGGTAATCTGGTACAGGTCGATGACCGCCTGTATGTCATTGAGTACAGCGATCTGCCGCGAGAATTTGCCGAGAAACGGGCATCAGATGGCGGTCTCCTGCTCTGGGCGGGTAGCATTGGCGTTCACGTGATCAACGTTGATTTCCTGTTCCGGGTGGCGGACCTTGCCGATGCCCTCCCCTACCACATAGCTCTGAAAAAGGTCGATTATTACGATCCCGACCGGGGCTATGTGAGACCCACGGCTCCCAACGCGATCAAGTTTGAGAAGTTCATCTTTGATCTCATACCCCACGCGAAGAACGCCCTTGCTATTGAAGTCGATGCCGCAACGCATTTTGCGCCGCTCAAGAATGCACCCGGGGCCGAGAAAGATACCCCGGAACATGTCCGCGCGCAGATGGTCGCTCTTCACCGATCGTGGTTACAAGCCAACGGAGCGGTTGTGGAAGACGGTGTTCCGGTGGAAATCAGTCCGCTGGTCGCCCTCGATGCGGAGGATCTGCGAGACCGTATTCCGAAAAACTGGCGAATTACGGAACCCATTTTTCTTTCTCCGGAGTTTATCTCAACGTGGACCTCGTCGCCGCAGCCGGCCACAAAAACGGGGTGA
- a CDS encoding NCS2 family permease: MLDRWFRLRENKTTVSTEILAGVTTFLTMAYIIVVQPQVLSGRMFGLDTGMDFGAVTSATCISAAIATLIMGLYARYPIALAPGMGENFVFTLSLIPAAQVWIATEVQSGRLTPDATTPWSIALGVIFYSGVLFFLLSVLGLREKLLEAVSPSMRNAIASGIGLFIALLGLQGASIIIGTPSQIVKLSPRLASPDVIVFFVGLLVTAGLYSRRIPGSIVVGIIAATVLAVLLQWGVQKVPGLAENPLVKESALVQRFAPAGQLFSSPPSMAKTFAKMDLIHALAPPMIPFIFIFLFMDLFDTLGTLVGVSEQAGFIRDNRIPRAKQALMADAMGTVVGAVCGTSTVTSFIESAAGVEQGGRTGLTAVTVAALFLVAPFFAPVIEMIGSYPPITASALLIVGSMMMKNVVKIEWQRPAEAIPAFITMTGIVFSYSIADGLALGFITYPLVKFLAGEGRQVHWLMYALAAVLVVYLVLAKAHMG, translated from the coding sequence ATGCTGGACCGGTGGTTTCGTCTTCGGGAAAACAAGACAACGGTTTCCACCGAGATATTGGCCGGAGTCACCACCTTTCTCACGATGGCCTATATTATCGTCGTGCAACCGCAGGTTCTGTCCGGTCGAATGTTTGGTCTGGACACGGGCATGGACTTTGGGGCCGTCACCTCGGCCACCTGCATTTCTGCCGCCATAGCCACGCTTATCATGGGGCTTTATGCGCGGTATCCCATTGCCCTGGCTCCTGGCATGGGTGAAAACTTCGTGTTCACGCTTTCTCTTATCCCGGCCGCCCAGGTCTGGATCGCGACAGAAGTTCAAAGCGGCCGATTGACACCCGACGCGACCACCCCGTGGAGTATCGCTCTGGGTGTGATTTTCTATTCTGGAGTTCTCTTTTTTCTGCTCTCCGTGCTGGGCCTGCGGGAAAAACTGCTCGAGGCCGTCAGCCCCAGCATGCGCAATGCCATTGCCTCGGGCATCGGACTGTTTATTGCCCTCCTGGGACTCCAAGGAGCGTCGATCATCATCGGCACCCCCAGCCAGATTGTGAAATTGAGCCCCCGACTGGCCAGCCCTGACGTGATCGTCTTTTTCGTCGGGCTGCTGGTGACGGCAGGCCTTTATTCCCGTCGCATTCCCGGCTCCATCGTCGTCGGGATAATCGCTGCGACCGTGTTGGCCGTACTGCTTCAATGGGGAGTGCAAAAGGTGCCCGGGTTGGCAGAGAATCCTCTGGTGAAGGAATCGGCTCTCGTTCAGCGATTTGCACCGGCCGGTCAGCTTTTCTCGTCTCCGCCCTCGATGGCCAAGACTTTCGCCAAAATGGACCTGATTCACGCCCTGGCTCCGCCCATGATTCCGTTCATTTTCATCTTCTTGTTCATGGATCTTTTCGACACGCTGGGCACACTGGTGGGTGTGAGTGAACAGGCAGGCTTCATCCGGGATAATCGGATCCCCCGTGCTAAACAGGCATTGATGGCGGACGCCATGGGCACCGTGGTCGGTGCGGTCTGCGGTACGAGTACGGTCACGAGCTTCATAGAAAGTGCCGCCGGCGTCGAGCAGGGCGGTCGCACAGGGTTGACGGCTGTCACCGTCGCGGCGCTGTTTCTTGTCGCGCCGTTTTTCGCTCCTGTTATCGAAATGATCGGCAGTTATCCACCCATCACCGCCTCAGCGCTCCTCATTGTTGGATCAATGATGATGAAGAATGTGGTGAAAATCGAATGGCAGCGGCCGGCGGAAGCCATTCCCGCCTTCATCACGATGACGGGAATCGTGTTCAGTTATTCCATCGCCGATGGCCTGGCACTGGGCTTTATCACATATCCCCTCGTTAAGTTCCTCGCCGGGGAAGGCCGGCAGGTCCACTGGCTGATGTACGCGCTGGCAGCGGTGCTGGTGGTCTACCTGGTGCTGGCCAAAGCCCATATGGGATAA